A region of Streptomyces cinnamoneus DNA encodes the following proteins:
- a CDS encoding type I polyketide synthase, which produces MSHEVPNEEKLRDYLKRVTADLRRTRRRLAELEDGGHEPIAIVGMSCRFPGGVTSPEELWQLLATGGDGIAEFPADRGWDLDRLFDEDPDNSGTSYVREGGFLQGVTEFDADFFGISPREAVAMDPQQRLLLETSWEALEHAGVPPLSLRGSRTGVFAGTNGQDYMRLLADAEDDTEGYLGTGNAASALSGRISYTLGLEGPAVTVDTACSSSLVALHLAGEALRHGECTLALAGGITVMSTPGAFVEFSRQRGLAADGRCKAFSDSADGTGWAEGVGMLVLERLADAERNGHKVLAVMRGSAVNQDGASSGLTAPNGPSQQRVIRQALESAGLAPEQVDAVEAHGTGTTLGDPIEAQALLATYGQGRAEGRPLWLGSVKSNLGHTQAAAGVAGVMKMVMAMRHGVLPRTLHVDEPSSKVDWTAGAVELLTDAVQWPETGEPRRAGVSAFGVSGTNAHVILEGVVAPAQPAAESDADADAGSGAVVPWVVSARSAEALRAQAGQLASFVGSRPGLRLVDAGHSLVSGRAGLEHRAVVLGAGRQELVNALDALAADRSTVEVVRGVAGSPGGVVFVFPGQGSQWVGMAAGLLDASPVFAGRMGECAAALEPFVDWSLLDVVRSGDASLLERVDVVQPVLFAVMVSLAAVWRSYGVEPAAVVGHSQGEIAAACVAGGLSLGDAARVVALRSRLLLDLAGAGGMLSLALPLEEAVQRLEPHGSAVSVAAVNGPGSVVVSGEPAALEAVRAQCEVDGVRARMVPVDYASHSAQVEVIEERLLEVLAPLEPRSGQVPFYSAVTGTQVDTAMLDAGYWYRNLRQTVEFAKATEQLLADGHDVFIETSAHPVLLMGVEETADAAERSVTTIGTLRRGEGGQERMLASLAEAYVRGVDVDWATVFTGTGARRVDLPTYPFQRQRYWPRPSATALHDVASIGMRSAGHPLLGAGVRLADTGGHLFTGRLSLQSHAWVADHAVADAVLLPGTGLLELAVHAGDQIGFPTVEELTLEAPLVLPERGAVQVQLVVDGPDESQDPDGPEASRALYLYSRPDDAPADQPWTRHASGLLSSAVPAPVAETEAWPPADAEAVEVDGCYDDLRDRGYGYGPVFQGLRRAWRRGSEVFAEVALPEQAAADARAYGLHPALLDAALHAIGFGAGLSAEADSGQARLPFSWNGVTLHAAGASALRVRLSPADGDGIALSVSDQHGQPVASVGALTLRTVSLDQLTPASAHHDALFRVDWTTLRTPEGGPVSRAIVGAVPEEAAEVFADTGAYADLAALGDAVAAGVPVPETVLVFAPPPATDAGVPLAEAVRKAAHRTLALVQGWLADDRFASSRLVLVTRGAVATERGEHVTDLVNAPSWGLLRSAQSEHPDRFVLVDLDGHEDAYPALAAVAALDEPQLAVRRGTFRAARLTRAATGSATLLSPPAGSATWRLDIPVKGSLDGLALVDNAEATAPLGEGQIRVAVRAAGVNFRDVVLALGVVPNEETMGSEGAGVVLEVGPGVIDLAPGDRVMGLFIGGFGPVAVTDRKVVAPMPEGWSFVQAASVPVTFLTAYYALTDLAAVRPGEKVLVHAAAGGVGTAAVQLARHLGAEVYGTASRGKWDTLRALGLDDTHIASSRTAEFQESFLAATDGRGMDVVLDSLSGELVDASLRLLPGGGRFLEMGKTDIRDADEVAARHEGVRYRAFDLGEAGHDRIQEMLTELLALFRDGVLRTPPVTAWDIHRAPEAYRFLSQARHVGKVVLTLPSAPDPDGTVLLTGATGTLGGLLARHLVTRQGVRNLLLTSRRGSDSPGAAELVADLTEAGATVRLVACDTGDRTALAALLASVPADHPLTAVVHAAGVLDDGVVESLTPERLDVVLRPKVDAAVNLHELTLGADLTSFVLFSSAASTFGSAGQGNYAAANAFLDALAQHRRARGLPATSMAWGLWEQASDMTGHLGATDLTRIKRQGAALLTSEQGLELYDLAAASDESLMVAVPLDTGSLRRQDGTVPALFRSVASGGRRTRRTVNGPAATAEGPTLVERLTALPATERLTALLDLVRTQAAGVLGHSSPDLIEPGRAFREIGFDSLTAVEFRNRLGASTGKRWPVTLVFDYPTPEALAGHLVAKLLPEGTAAPSGTLAPAEPSEQGRSRPAGILTELERLEAALAAAEPDSGTRAGVVERLQALLTKLTEAPADDPGTGTAAEQVTAESLFAYIDQKYGKS; this is translated from the coding sequence GTGTCCCACGAGGTACCCAACGAAGAGAAGCTCCGTGACTACCTCAAGCGCGTGACGGCCGACCTGCGCCGTACGCGCCGGCGTCTGGCCGAGCTGGAGGACGGTGGGCACGAGCCGATCGCCATCGTCGGCATGAGCTGCCGCTTCCCCGGCGGGGTGACCTCGCCGGAGGAGCTGTGGCAGCTCCTGGCCACGGGTGGGGACGGCATCGCGGAGTTCCCGGCCGACCGCGGCTGGGACCTCGACCGTCTCTTCGACGAGGACCCGGACAACTCCGGAACGAGCTACGTGCGCGAGGGCGGCTTCCTGCAGGGCGTCACGGAGTTCGACGCCGACTTCTTCGGCATCTCGCCGCGTGAGGCCGTGGCCATGGACCCGCAGCAGCGTCTGCTGCTGGAGACCTCGTGGGAGGCGCTCGAGCACGCCGGTGTCCCGCCCCTGTCGCTCCGCGGCAGCCGTACCGGTGTCTTCGCCGGCACCAACGGCCAGGACTACATGAGGCTCCTCGCCGACGCGGAGGACGACACCGAGGGCTACCTGGGCACCGGGAACGCGGCCAGCGCCCTGTCCGGCCGCATCTCGTACACGCTGGGCCTGGAGGGTCCTGCGGTCACCGTGGACACGGCGTGCTCGTCGTCCCTGGTGGCCTTGCACCTGGCGGGCGAGGCGCTGCGGCACGGAGAGTGCACGCTCGCCCTGGCCGGTGGCATCACCGTGATGTCCACGCCGGGCGCGTTCGTCGAGTTCAGCCGTCAGCGGGGACTTGCGGCGGACGGTCGCTGCAAGGCGTTCTCCGACTCCGCAGACGGCACGGGCTGGGCCGAGGGCGTCGGCATGCTCGTCCTGGAGCGGCTGGCGGACGCCGAGCGCAACGGGCACAAGGTGCTCGCTGTCATGCGTGGTTCGGCGGTGAACCAGGACGGTGCGAGCAGTGGTCTGACGGCGCCGAATGGTCCGTCGCAGCAGCGGGTGATCCGGCAGGCGCTGGAGAGTGCTGGTCTTGCGCCGGAGCAGGTTGATGCGGTGGAGGCGCACGGTACGGGTACGACGCTGGGCGACCCGATCGAGGCGCAGGCGCTGCTGGCGACGTACGGCCAGGGTCGTGCGGAGGGCCGGCCGCTGTGGCTGGGTTCGGTGAAGTCGAACCTGGGTCACACGCAGGCCGCTGCCGGTGTCGCGGGCGTGATGAAGATGGTCATGGCGATGCGCCATGGAGTCTTGCCGCGGACGCTGCACGTGGACGAGCCGTCGTCGAAGGTGGACTGGACGGCCGGCGCGGTCGAGTTGCTGACGGATGCGGTGCAGTGGCCGGAGACGGGCGAGCCCCGCCGGGCCGGCGTGTCGGCATTCGGTGTGAGCGGTACGAACGCGCACGTCATCCTCGAAGGCGTTGTTGCTCCTGCACAGCCTGCTGCTGAGTCCGACGCTGACGCTGACGCCGGTTCCGGTGCTGTGGTGCCGTGGGTGGTTTCGGCACGGAGTGCTGAGGCGTTGCGGGCGCAGGCGGGGCAGTTGGCTTCGTTTGTGGGTTCCCGGCCTGGGTTGCGGTTGGTGGATGCGGGTCATTCGCTGGTGTCCGGCCGTGCGGGTCTGGAGCACCGTGCGGTTGTTCTGGGCGCTGGGCGCCAGGAACTGGTCAACGCGCTCGACGCGCTTGCCGCTGACCGTTCGACGGTTGAGGTCGTGCGTGGTGTGGCCGGCTCGCCTGGTGGTGTGGTGTTTGTGTTCCCGGGTCAGGGTTCGCAGTGGGTGGGTATGGCGGCGGGGTTGTTGGATGCTTCGCCGGTGTTCGCTGGGCGGATGGGCGAGTGTGCGGCGGCGTTGGAGCCGTTTGTGGACTGGTCGTTGCTGGATGTGGTGCGTAGTGGTGATGCGTCGCTGTTGGAGCGGGTGGATGTGGTCCAGCCGGTTCTGTTTGCGGTGATGGTGTCGCTGGCTGCGGTGTGGCGCTCTTATGGTGTGGAGCCTGCTGCGGTGGTGGGTCATTCGCAGGGTGAGATCGCTGCGGCGTGTGTGGCGGGTGGTTTGTCGCTGGGTGATGCGGCGCGTGTGGTGGCGTTGCGCAGTCGTTTGCTGCTGGATCTGGCGGGTGCCGGTGGGATGTTGTCGCTGGCGTTGCCGTTGGAGGAGGCCGTGCAGCGGCTTGAGCCGCATGGTTCGGCGGTGTCGGTTGCGGCGGTCAACGGTCCGGGCTCGGTCGTGGTCTCGGGTGAGCCTGCGGCGTTGGAGGCGGTGCGCGCGCAGTGTGAGGTTGATGGTGTGCGGGCGCGTATGGTGCCGGTGGATTATGCCTCGCATTCGGCTCAGGTCGAGGTGATCGAGGAGCGTTTGCTGGAGGTTTTGGCGCCGCTTGAGCCGCGTAGTGGTCAGGTGCCGTTCTACTCCGCGGTCACGGGAACGCAGGTCGATACCGCGATGTTGGACGCGGGGTATTGGTATCGCAATCTTCGTCAGACGGTGGAGTTCGCCAAGGCCACCGAGCAGCTTCTGGCTGATGGCCATGATGTGTTCATCGAGACCAGCGCTCACCCGGTCCTGTTGATGGGTGTGGAAGAGACCGCTGACGCTGCCGAGCGGTCTGTCACGACGATCGGGACGTTGCGTCGTGGCGAGGGCGGCCAGGAGCGCATGCTTGCCTCACTCGCAGAGGCCTATGTCCGTGGTGTGGATGTCGACTGGGCAACGGTCTTCACCGGCACCGGCGCACGTCGTGTCGATCTGCCGACGTATCCCTTCCAACGCCAGCGCTACTGGCCGCGTCCCTCCGCCACCGCGCTGCACGACGTGGCATCGATCGGTATGCGTTCTGCCGGGCATCCGCTGCTCGGCGCCGGGGTCCGGCTGGCCGACACGGGGGGCCACCTGTTCACCGGCCGTCTCTCGCTCCAGTCGCACGCCTGGGTCGCGGACCACGCCGTGGCGGACGCCGTCCTGCTGCCGGGAACCGGACTGCTGGAACTGGCGGTCCACGCGGGTGACCAGATCGGCTTCCCGACCGTCGAGGAGCTGACCCTGGAGGCGCCGCTCGTACTGCCGGAGCGGGGCGCCGTCCAGGTGCAGCTGGTGGTCGACGGCCCCGACGAGTCCCAGGACCCGGACGGCCCCGAGGCGTCCCGAGCCCTGTACCTCTACTCGCGTCCCGACGACGCCCCGGCCGACCAGCCGTGGACCCGGCACGCCAGCGGTCTGCTGTCCTCCGCCGTCCCCGCCCCCGTCGCGGAGACCGAAGCGTGGCCCCCGGCGGACGCCGAGGCCGTGGAGGTCGACGGCTGCTACGACGACCTCCGCGACCGCGGCTACGGTTACGGCCCGGTGTTCCAGGGCCTGCGCCGTGCGTGGCGGCGCGGCAGCGAGGTCTTCGCCGAGGTGGCTCTGCCGGAACAGGCGGCGGCTGACGCCCGTGCGTACGGCCTGCACCCGGCGCTGCTCGACGCCGCGTTGCACGCGATCGGCTTCGGCGCCGGTCTCAGCGCGGAGGCCGACAGCGGCCAGGCCCGCCTGCCGTTCTCCTGGAACGGGGTCACCCTGCACGCCGCCGGCGCCTCGGCGCTGCGCGTACGGCTCTCGCCGGCCGACGGCGACGGGATCGCCCTCTCGGTGTCCGACCAGCACGGGCAGCCGGTCGCCAGCGTGGGCGCGCTGACGCTCCGCACCGTGTCCCTCGACCAGCTCACCCCCGCGAGCGCCCACCACGACGCCCTGTTCCGCGTCGACTGGACCACGCTCCGCACCCCCGAGGGCGGGCCGGTGTCCCGCGCGATCGTGGGTGCCGTCCCGGAGGAGGCCGCCGAGGTCTTCGCGGACACCGGGGCCTACGCCGACCTGGCCGCCCTGGGCGACGCCGTCGCCGCGGGCGTCCCCGTCCCCGAGACGGTCCTGGTCTTCGCGCCGCCGCCCGCCACGGACGCCGGAGTTCCGCTCGCCGAGGCCGTGCGGAAGGCCGCCCACCGGACCCTCGCCCTGGTGCAGGGCTGGCTGGCCGACGACCGGTTCGCCTCCTCCCGGCTGGTCCTCGTGACCCGCGGGGCCGTGGCCACCGAGCGGGGCGAGCACGTCACCGACCTGGTCAACGCCCCGTCGTGGGGCCTGCTGCGCTCGGCGCAGTCCGAGCACCCCGACCGGTTCGTCCTCGTCGACCTGGACGGTCACGAGGACGCGTATCCGGCCCTCGCAGCCGTCGCGGCCCTGGACGAGCCGCAGCTCGCCGTCCGGCGCGGTACCTTCCGTGCCGCCCGGCTGACGCGTGCCGCCACCGGTTCGGCCACCCTGCTGTCGCCGCCCGCCGGCTCCGCCACGTGGCGGCTCGACATCCCCGTCAAGGGCAGCCTGGACGGCCTCGCCCTCGTCGACAACGCCGAGGCGACCGCACCGCTGGGAGAGGGCCAGATCCGGGTCGCCGTCCGGGCCGCCGGCGTCAACTTCCGGGACGTCGTGCTCGCCCTCGGCGTGGTGCCCAACGAGGAGACGATGGGCAGCGAGGGCGCCGGCGTGGTCCTCGAAGTCGGCCCGGGCGTCATCGACCTGGCACCCGGCGACCGGGTCATGGGCCTGTTCATCGGCGGCTTCGGGCCCGTCGCGGTGACGGACCGCAAGGTCGTCGCCCCGATGCCCGAGGGCTGGTCGTTCGTCCAGGCGGCTTCCGTGCCCGTCACCTTCCTCACCGCGTACTACGCCCTCACGGACCTCGCCGCCGTACGGCCCGGCGAGAAGGTACTGGTCCACGCGGCCGCCGGAGGCGTCGGCACGGCCGCGGTCCAGCTGGCCCGGCACCTCGGCGCCGAGGTCTACGGCACCGCGAGCCGCGGCAAGTGGGACACCCTGCGCGCCCTGGGGCTCGACGACACGCACATAGCCTCCTCGCGGACGGCCGAGTTCCAGGAGAGCTTCCTGGCCGCCACCGACGGCCGGGGCATGGACGTCGTGCTCGACTCCCTCTCCGGAGAACTCGTGGACGCCTCGCTGCGGCTGCTGCCCGGCGGCGGTCGCTTCCTGGAGATGGGCAAGACCGACATCCGCGACGCCGACGAGGTCGCGGCCCGCCACGAAGGCGTCCGCTACCGGGCCTTCGACCTCGGCGAGGCCGGCCACGACCGCATCCAGGAGATGCTCACCGAACTCCTGGCACTCTTCCGCGACGGAGTGCTGCGCACCCCGCCGGTCACCGCCTGGGACATCCACCGCGCCCCCGAGGCGTACCGGTTCCTGAGCCAGGCACGCCACGTCGGCAAGGTGGTCCTGACCCTGCCGAGCGCACCCGACCCCGACGGCACGGTGCTGCTCACCGGCGCCACCGGAACCCTGGGCGGCCTGCTCGCCCGCCACCTGGTGACCCGGCAGGGCGTACGGAACCTGCTGCTCACCAGCCGCCGGGGCTCCGACTCGCCCGGCGCCGCCGAACTGGTGGCCGACCTCACCGAGGCGGGCGCCACGGTCCGGCTCGTCGCCTGTGACACCGGCGACCGCACGGCCCTGGCCGCACTGCTGGCGTCCGTTCCGGCGGACCACCCGCTCACCGCCGTGGTCCACGCGGCGGGCGTCCTCGACGACGGTGTCGTGGAGTCCCTGACCCCGGAGCGGCTCGACGTCGTCCTGCGCCCGAAGGTCGACGCCGCGGTCAACCTCCACGAGCTGACCCTGGGCGCGGACCTCACGTCGTTCGTCCTGTTCTCCTCCGCCGCCTCCACCTTCGGCAGCGCCGGGCAGGGCAACTACGCCGCCGCCAACGCCTTCCTGGACGCCCTCGCGCAGCACCGCCGCGCCCGCGGCCTGCCCGCCACCTCGATGGCCTGGGGCCTGTGGGAGCAGGCCAGCGACATGACCGGGCACCTCGGCGCGACCGACCTGACCCGCATCAAGCGGCAGGGCGCCGCCCTGCTCACCTCCGAGCAGGGCCTGGAGCTCTACGACCTCGCCGCCGCCTCCGACGAGTCGCTCATGGTGGCCGTGCCCCTCGACACCGGCTCGCTGCGCCGCCAGGACGGCACCGTGCCGGCCCTGTTCCGGTCCGTCGCCTCCGGCGGCCGCCGGACGCGACGCACCGTGAACGGCCCCGCGGCCACGGCGGAGGGGCCGACGCTGGTGGAGCGCCTCACCGCGCTGCCCGCCACCGAGCGCCTCACCGCGCTGCTCGACCTCGTCCGCACCCAGGCCGCCGGCGTCCTCGGCCACTCCTCCCCGGACCTCATCGAGCCCGGACGGGCGTTCCGGGAGATCGGCTTCGACTCCCTCACCGCCGTGGAGTTCCGCAACCGCCTCGGCGCGAGCACGGGCAAGCGCTGGCCGGTGACCCTGGTCTTCGACTACCCGACGCCCGAGGCCCTGGCCGGCCACCTGGTCGCGAAGCTGCTCCCCGAGGGCACCGCGGCCCCCTCCGGCACCCTCGCCCCGGCGGAACCGTCCGAGCAGGGGCGGAGCCGCCCCGCCGGGATCCTCACGGAGCTGGAGAGGCTGGAAGCCGCGCTCGCGGCGGCCGAGCCCGACAGCGGGACCCGCGCCGGCGTCGTGGAGCGCCTCCAGGCCCTGCTGACGAAGCTGACCGAGGCCCCCGCCGACGACCCCGGCACCGGAACAGCAGCAGAACAGGTCACCGCGGAGTCGCTGTTCGCCTACATCGACCAGAAGTACGGCAAGAGCTGA